In Lathyrus oleraceus cultivar Zhongwan6 chromosome 2, CAAS_Psat_ZW6_1.0, whole genome shotgun sequence, the DNA window gtgcagtaaaggaagttgtttggatcaaaaagttcattagtgaacttggcatagttcctagcattgtggatcccattggtctctattgtgataacaatggtgctatcgcacaagctaaggaacctagatctcaccaacgatccaaacacatacttaggcgttatcacctcattcgagagataatagatagaggagatgtgaaaatatccagagtacctacacttgacaatattgctgacccactgacaaagcctcttgcgcagcaaaagcatgatggccatactagatctatgggcattaggggtatgcttgattggctctagtgctagtgggagattgttggtgtaagccctagagtccaatacttttggtacttgtatcggattatttattaataataaaaggctttttctttattatgtttgtctaataaagtccctagaatagatagtccgtttaatgtataaagtatgacttaatcatgagatcacattaaacataaggacactattcttaaagtatccatagtcgagctttattgtgaagtgggataacattaatgcattaagactattatgtatatatactgatgatcacatctcatggatcatggataaggagttatcaagtcttaaacataggtatgaatattaagagtaatatttatactggattgacccgctatgagaatactatatagaatgttatgcaaagtgtcataagttattctcatggtgataatggtgtataccacccttcgaccttaaaccactatggaccctagatgtagagtcgagtgccttattgctgatcaaatattgtcctaactggatgaccataaagacagttgatgggtactccacgaagcatgctaagggacatgagtgacctagatggaatttgcccatcctgcgtaacaggataaatgtctatgggctcaatattgaactggacaaggatgacacggtctatgccttgtgtttaatatagacataagggcaaaagggtaattgtacacataagtattatcacaaaaggatttgtcagatcacatgacattttcgtgtcttgggtagcagtgatgtgttgctagataccgctcattgtttattatgttaaatacgtgatttaatatatttgccaatgccgcgaaaacctacagggtcatacacaaaaggacggattgatgagagatagagtaaccaaggaataccataatgtacagtgcacttaagtgaattgtagaacatcgtaaggtacggtgtacttaagtagaataggaaatatggtaaggtaccacgcgcttaagtgattttggcatattataagatatgggccacatacacttgagtgggatttttagcttgcagcccacacaagtggttctataaatagaacccttgtgtagaagcatttgtgtagttgcaatttcatttctctctctcttactcaaagccttcattcgtagcagctagcactgagattgaaggaatctgttcgtgtggactgagtaaaggcgttgtcatcgttcaatgttcgtgatcgctccgtagatctgcatcaaaggttacaatcgccacaagaggtaacgattctatcactgatcatgcccattcgtaaggatcactaaaggagaaattttaaattccactgcgttttggatcgctcttctccttcgcctatgccctatcaagctcacaaccagggtttgagaccctcgaTGCAAAGAGATCAATCCAACAATGGTCCATAATGGTCaaaacatcatatatgaatccccatgttcttaatttgtcaatttaatcaagaattcatcaatagtttgaagcttgtttaccttggaagccctaattcatatgggtatcttgtgtgagttcctcaacaagtttcttcaccaattggtcaaagatataaagggatacttcattttacatcctattatgcatatatgatcctccatgagtcccaaagatcaaaataacttcaagttttcaagttggttcaaagaggttgaccagagaaagtcaactgatcaaaactagggttccctagatGTTATCTCCTAAAATtgttgtcatatgaaaatgattccaagatcaaagttactatttatgacattacaaacaactttcatgttgacatcaagagctattttttcttggaaagtcattttttatggtgaaagattataggtcatgTTGTCTATGCtctagttaggaggtcaacttccaaggaccataacttgctcaacttttatTATATGAAGTCCATCCACGTTTCATGATCAGTTTCAAGATGtattctccaacttttattcttttagaaatttcaaattctacttgcaagggcatgtgccaagaggaaacattataggtcattttgggccattaccattgaacaagcaattttcctcaacttctaaaatgcataactccctcatgccaaatccaaataatGTCACATTTGGGACTAAATTGAAGATGattgaaatatctacaactttgatgaaataaccttttccatttgaagctcatagcaaaagttattcaaggtggaagaagtggtcatttgacttgggacttagaaatttttcaatCATGTTTGATTTCTAAAACTTCCACATgaaaattaatcatgatccaagatccaaatggaaaagtgttcaacatcaaagttgttcgCCTTGATgtcatctttccaaaaagtccaaaatcatggcatttggagcattctataaggacttgcacatggttaCTATTTATGGTCCCATTTGGATTAATCACTTAATCATTTCTCAAGTACAattgcatggcctcatgttaagATTTCAGCATCATCCATGCACATTTGTGGACCTTTTCCAATCATCgcatgggcctatcacacgcccatgcaagcatgcatcaaCATTTCTAATTTTGGccaaattttcaagtgtgtgaAAACCAATGCAAAGCCCTATAAGTACGTGACCATTGTGATCCTAATGGAGATCCTTTTTcccaagctttgaaccattgcctccataacctccattaaaggataaacttgaggatttcacttgaaatcgagtttcgattctccttctgttttgagattgaaactccaaaAATCTAAGTCTTTCATTGATCCATTTGACTTCATGCAAGCATCTAAAGTCGAGCCAAGGAAAATTGGAACCAAGATAAAGCCAAATTGgagctacccgaaggtgaatttcctcaaacttctcttcttcgattctccctcatttctcaactattttgattgattattggttgtctgaagacctatcaatgtaggcaacaagattgagttgctttgaggttaaatcgaagcaaaTCAATTCATGttcctcaaatttcaaatccatgtatctttcaatatacttggaattggaagaaattgaggccaaattcgagcttctgagcatttttcctttgaaatatgtccttgtttttcattttccatttggttgagggtggaccagtccggtgaggtccaccggagaagatgaccggagctaggtTTGTGGTGTCGTGTCTCCAACCATCTGATCTGTTTAAAACGTTTTAATCATGACCCTCgcttctgattaccacgcgtgtacacgcgttgactgtGAAACATGATGGAAGCGCGCGTTTGaccatcagatatgccacctcaattaatgatgGAGATCTGATGGGCATtgattttttgaatttctttttattttctggtttttcatttaatccctttattttattttattcatattaattccatttttaatccaaaaaatatgggactttcaccaaaaatctttaaatatttttctcttccatattttgaattaaaattattttttggattaattttgatatttttcatgaattaaatttttgtgtgcatatttttaattgttttaaaatacttctgactttccaaaaatcatgaaattttttgtctaaggtcctttgacattgtttgacctaggataaatcccttggccatttatttggtgttttgaagggatttgagtTTTTGTTCAAATTAAattgcattttaattcatttttaaattgatttttaattcaataaatgtttgaaaattatgttgagccatttttatgatcttgtgatgttggactttctgtttggccttgatcatggttgatttgacttttgtttgaccaatactattggatttacgggattgatgaaatatacatttcatctcccaaaatgaatggataatattgatcagatgaatttttttggattctatttccccttccctcttcatcttcatccctattcttccccaatccatcattgaccaatgaccttgtgtcagatgaatcaacatgagccagaCTGAGATAGGTCATCCCCTCatttattttagtgtgtggtatattttaggagtttggttctttgtaccaaatctctaacatgcattaacacctgtatttttattgtccgacctcagatagttatgacttctacataagtccaattatgattgcttaacatagagctaaatttgattaagaaggcatatcattctagtaagtgatattgtaagtctcccattcttcatggcattgtgtggatacttgaccttttttcctttcatgagagctagtgacatacttgttgaattatccaagttagagcccttctcatggatgatgtcttggttcaaggattcatggTTGTGAATAATGACTTAACaaaattaaaactcatcactaacattttACTAAAATTTGACAAACTCTTTATTAATgttgctttattttcaagtcatttacttaatgcaatttaaattttagtacctTTACCATTCATCTGCCATTTATATttttcatgcaacttgtttatgtttcagttcttttcactttgctcacttgagtcatatcctatgtttatatatatatatatatatatatatatatatatatatatatattgtttgttttgtttctgtttgtggtcttaggaccttaaaacgcataaataacaacaaaaacccaaaaaaagatatcttggtggactgttggacttgatctaaacttttagacttagaataggcaacctccctatgctttgaggacttggccaatgccactatctgagactgagttatccttACCTGTACCTTTCATTTGATGCAAGACCTTAATTGACTTTGGCTTTGAGCTTACTTGTTATACTGTTATTTTTgttgatgtctgatgattgttctgagttgatcaaggaatatttcatctaatGCATTGGAAGAAGTTGAAGACTGTTGGTTATTGGAGTTGCTTACTTAGATATTctggctatctttatttgatgtcaTGACCTTCATTTGGTTTGCTTGGAATTTGCTTATGCTTGTTACCTACTAAAAGTTcaaaaggaaaatgggtttctatatgacatccttgtctgttggattgcatcccattggtcagatcttttcaatccttaacttttaaattcttgtctaggataatcccttcatctccttccacttcttaaattttaaaaaaaaatatctccctcttttcaaaaactttctttgtttgtgtttttctaacttatacatgttttaatgattataaactttggtcttatgccaatgaacttttaaatatttttcttaatcaagcttgtaaatgaacttaaaaatattgactttaatttcaaaaagacaaaaaagaactaacaaccccattcaaaattttggccttttgtgccttattaaatttttgttaaaatcaattcaccaacttctttgaaatttttaccacgaactacgagattttgatccctcatttttatgttggtacgtaggcacaagaccaaaagccttgtcaaacacaaaactataattaatgaattcttctctcatccccccactctataATTTATGaaacatcatttagaccaaatcacttgcacacaaaaagggttTCCTAagagtacctaagacactttggatgctaataccttccctctgtgtaaccaaccctcttacctgtaatctctgacattttattagttttgatttgaaaacttcttatctttgcGTTTTCTTCGTATTTTTgccattttcctttggaaacaataaaagcgcggtggcaactctgattttattgatgttaagtttatccatagcttgatgatcatgaatttaccactacacaTTGTTGTGTGGTTTGAATAAAATAAGTGAGATTTCTCAAATgttatgtgtgtgtgtgtgtttgtcTATGTGTAGTTTAGTCATAGTATTTCCAAAAATACCCTTATGTCTTTCAGGGCCGGCCCTGTGCAAGTGCAGCATGTGCTGCAGCACAGAGGCCCAAATATTAGAGGGTcacaaattttgaaatttttaattttttttcataaatattaataaaaataaataaaatattattaaaatattcaataattgaaagaaatgttattataaaaactcaatacatacaaaaatcaagattgatcaaaatttaaaataattataattaaatttatttttaattaatacataattgtatttttgatatattttttaaaattattataattgtattttaaaaaaaaattgggCTCATTTTTTAATTAGAACGGAGCCTCCGATATGATTGGGTCGACCCTGATTTCTTTACAAAACTAAATAACTACCGAATTGACTTACAACTTTGTTATGTATAAGTTTCACCACCTTATATTATTTTGACTATACTTATAAGCATATTAATCTACACAAATTTCTAAATAATAACCACCTATCGAAATATCTAAATTAGAATGACAATGTGATACTTATGATTTCTTGGTAGCCTTTTTAGAAATGGATTTCTTCTTCTAGATTTTTGCACATAATCGAGATGTTCTTAGTGTTATACTTTGCTAaagttgttcttgttgttctcCTTGTGTTTAGTTTTGTCCTCCATATCTAGATTACTTTGCTTTTGTTGCAAGTACATTAATGTTCCTGGTTAGTTAGATTTTGAGTTTGAGTTTAAGTACCTTCATCACTTCATCTGTTAATAAATCTTAAGACTTTGTTTGCGAATATGAAAGGGATAGGAGGGGGAATTTCAAAAAACATAATGATAGAATGAAAAGAATtgaatgattttgatttggtGGATTCTAGAGGATTTCTTTTTATTTATAACGCAAAATCTTTTTAATCTAGGATACTCAAAATTTGTTTAGAGGAGAATTTTGGAGGACTTacataaaaaaatcaaatatattttatattgttatgaaaattaaaaatataataattataaacattcatttatcatttatacaaaaacacaattttaaaaaatattaaatatttcATTAAAATCTTAAAAAGATTTAAAATAAAGACTAAGGTTTCATTGAAATCTTAAAAAGATTTAAAATTTAagatatttatttatttattttttaaacGGCTTATTCTCTCCGATTTAAGTTATTATGTATAAAATATTTATTCAGAATTATAATTCACTTTATCATTTTAATACAACATTAATTATTTTTTCCCCTCTAATACACCTTCTATATTTACTCTTCGGTAACTAttataaacaaaataaatgatATTAAATCTTGGTCCTATTATAAATATTATTCAATAATTTTTAAGTTAATTAATATTTATGTTAATGTTATATCCTTAATTTAATTTAAAAGTATTTAATAGGGTAGTTGATCCATCAAATTTAACTAAGGATATTATACATCAAATTAAGAAAATTAACTATActtaataaaaaaatttaatcaaagtaaaaataaatatttttgcTTATAATTATCATCCGAGGGAATATTTATTTCGGTTCTTATTATAAAATCACATATAATTTAACTTTTTCATAAAAACTAATTATATTTTTGAATTTGTATAAAATGGGCATGGCGTGTTATAATTTGAGACGAGAGATATAATTTATAAACTCCATTGTGGATTGTAGATAAGGATGAGAATATGTCAAACCATCTAATAGGAATATACGGCCTAATCTATACAAATTTGTAATAGATCAGACCTTTTTTTAAATAGAAAATACttaagttttttttataaatttacTTAGTTAAAAAATATTAGGTTTCAGACTATAAATTTTTCTTAAACATGTCATAATTTTATTGTATATTATACTttgatttaaaataaaaaataaaattttgttaGCTTGAACAACATATAAAAATAGACTTAAAAATATTTTATGAATTGAACtatgttttatatatatatatatatatatatatatatatatatatatatatatatatatatatatatatatatatatatatatatatatatatatatatatatatatatatatatatatatatatatatatatatattatatatatatatatatatatataaattttcCTATATAAATAATTTTACAAAATTTATATTATTTAATAAACTCAAATAAATTAATATGAACAAACTTTTAGTATAATCAATCTTTTAGGTTTTTAACTCATATAAAcattaatattaatataattgTTTTGTTATATATACTTAAATGAAATAAACTTTTAATCAGATTAATAAATAAATCAAATATTTTAAAAAGTTAaacttaaatttaaaaataaatttataataAACTATGTGTCAGATTTACACTTCTAGTATATTTTTGACCAATTAAATTTAGATTTAACAAATCCTATTTCGACAAGGTCTATTCTCACCCTAAGTATCAAAGAAGAAAGAAAGGACATAACCTATACTCCCTCGGTCTCACTAAAAAATGTTTTATTTGGATTTTTTCTTTTTGTAAAATAATTGTCATTTTACAATATAAAtgtaatatttattattatttttccattattatatttttatttatttattttcactTTATCAAATCACTAACTATAAATAATAATGGTATTTTTATAAATGGTATTAGttttatcattaaaatcaacTTATTCAATCATTTCCTTAATAACAGTAGGTGAATTGTTATATCACAATAAACTCCTATCTACACTAACCACATTATCCAGAACGGCTCTTCCACCACCACACACCACCACAAACCAAACCACTGCAATAACAACAACAGCTTCACAAGTTCCCCAACTCCACAAAAGTCACCAAAACAAACTACGAAGACAGAACGAGATAGAGAACGTAACTTCTTCTACGGATAACAATGCTCTTACGTGGCAACATATCTCCTCCTCTCTCACTCTCTCTACAACTCAACCTCACAACACGAACCCACCCTCGAAACTTCACCCTTTCATCCCGATCAAGCCTAGACTACCCACTATCAATATCCGACGAGGCACTCGAGTCTCGAGGTTTCATTCTACGGCGAACCGCAGAGGGGCTAAACCTGGAAGCGCTGAACAAAGTATTCGTAGCGGTGGGGTTTCCGAGACGTGACCCGGAGAAGATACGAGTGGCGCTTGAGCACACGGACTCGATGGTGTGGGTGGAGCAGAGAAAGTCGCAGAAAGCAGTTGCGTTTGCGAGAGCTACTGGGGATGGTGTTTTCAATGCGATAATTTGGgatgttgttgttgatccttcaTTTCAAGGGATTGGGCTTGGGAAAGCGGTT includes these proteins:
- the LOC127119068 gene encoding serotonin N-acetyltransferase 2, chloroplastic, with translation MLLRGNISPPLSLSLQLNLTTRTHPRNFTLSSRSSLDYPLSISDEALESRGFILRRTAEGLNLEALNKVFVAVGFPRRDPEKIRVALEHTDSMVWVEQRKSQKAVAFARATGDGVFNAIIWDVVVDPSFQGIGLGKAVVERLIEDLVVRGISNIALYSEPRVLGFYRPLGFVSDPDGIRGMVYSRKQKRK